One window from the genome of Gadus macrocephalus chromosome 7, ASM3116895v1 encodes:
- the rab24 gene encoding ras-related protein Rab-24: MSAMRVDTKVVMLGKESVGKTSLVERYVHHRFLVGPYQNTIGAAFVAKPIQVGDKVVTLGIWDTAGSERYEAMSRIYYRGARAAVVCYDLTDSSSFQRARFWVKELQNCEEHCKIYLCGTKNDLVQADRGLRQIDFHDAQDFAEEIGAQLYETSSKTGNNVDELFQRIAEEYSDSAFQYMSNEAGVDLSQKKDSYFYSCCHNN, translated from the exons ATGAGTGCGATGCGGGTTGATACCAAAGTTGTCATGTTGGGGAAAGAGAGTGTCGGCAAGACGAGCCTGGTGGAGAGATACGTCCACCACCGCTTTCTCGTCGGGCCTTACCAGAAC ACGATTGGAGCCGCTTTCGTTGCCAAACCCATTCAAGTAGGGGACAAGGTAGTCACCCTGGGAATATGG GACACTGCTGGGTCTGAGCGCTACGAGGCCATGAGCAGGATCTACTACAGAGGTGCCAGGGCGGCCGTCGTCTGCTACG ATCTCACAGACAGCAGCAGTTTCCAGCGGGCGCGGTTCTGGGTGAAGGAGCTCCAGAACTGCGAGGAG CACTGCAAGATCTACCTGTGCGGTACCAAGAACGACCTGGTACAGGCAGACAGAGGCCTGCGTCAGATAGACTTCCACGATGCCCAGGACTTTGCTGAAG AGATCGGAGCGCAGCTCTACGAGACATCTAGTAAGACTGGAAATAATGTTG ATGAGTTATTCCAGAGGATTGCAGAGGAATACAGCGACTCCGCCTTCCAGTATATGTCAA ACGAGGCCGGTGTGGACCTGAGCCAAAAGAAGGACTCCTATTTCTACTCTTGTTGCCATAACAACTGA